In one Silene latifolia isolate original U9 population chromosome 10, ASM4854445v1, whole genome shotgun sequence genomic region, the following are encoded:
- the LOC141605004 gene encoding uncharacterized protein LOC141605004, with amino-acid sequence MSSPFSKLGFRFHPHLHFNPRYFCNSANGKPIFIHDPCKFMNYVKKSCRLGFDDLQFPINLFHKMMSLVPKPSIVDFSRLFTAMLKHKRLHSHYTVISLFSHLDLSGIRPDLQSMSILANCYCHLRRVDFGYSLLAKSLKLGYPFDSDLILFNTLINGHVYNNQLREAIKLLDVAVVKLGIQPDIVTYGTMVKGLCGIGDNAGALHLLRRMNSHPNGCKPSIVIYNTLIDGLLKDKLVTEALNLFSVMKTEGIKPDVFTYNSMIRGMFNLGCKGEAKEMLVEMMESNIELNVATYNMLVDVYCKDKMTDDAEAILPIMIKRGLTPDVVAYSALMNGYCLCGQMDKARDLLDLMVKSNCQPDVVTFSTLINGFVKHHRIDKALDILHEMCEHGIAPNIVLYNILIDGLCEAGHVQDAENLVSDLLSRGLVPSRRTFYAHRRPVKCSSETC; translated from the coding sequence ATGTCTTCCCCTttttctaaattagggtttcgatttcaCCCTCATTTGCATTTCAATCCCCGTTATTTCTGCAATTCTGCTAATGGTAAGCCTATATTTATACATGATCCTTGTAAATTTATGAATTATGTTAAAAAAAGCTGTCGATTAGGGTTTGATGATCTCCAATTTCCCATTAATTTATTCCACAAAATGATGTCTCTTGTCCCCAAACCCTCGATTGTCGATTTTAGCAGGTTATTTACCGCCATGCTTAAACACAAACGACTGCATTCTCACTATACCGTCATTTCTCTCTTTTCGCATCTCGACTTATCCGGTATCCGACCCGATTTACAATCCATGAGCATCCTCGCTAATTGTTACTGCCACTTGCGCCGTGTCGATTTTGGGTATTCTCTCCTTGCCAAGTCTCTAAAACTTGGTTACCCCTTTGACTCTGATTTAATTTTGTTTAACACCTTAATCAATGGCCACGTTTATAACAACCAGCTTCGGGAAGCTATTAAGTTGTTGGATGTAGCTGTCGTTAAGCTTGGCATTCAGCCAGATATAGTTACGTATGGTACCATGGTAAAAGGTCTTTGTGGGATTGGGGACAATGCCGGCGCTCTCCACCTGCTCCGCCGAATGAATTCTCACCCTAACGGTTGTAAGCCTAGCATTGTCATCTATAATACCCTTATTGACGGTCTTTTGAAAGACAAGTTGGTAACGGAAGCCCTCAACCTCTTTTCAGTCATGAAAACTGAGGGCATCAAACCAGATGTGTTCACATATAACTCAATGATACGAGGTATGTTCAATCTAGGTTGTAAGGGAGAGGCTAAGGAAATGTTGGTTGAGATGATGGAGAGCAACATTGAACTGAATGTTGCTACTTATAACATGTTGGTTGACGTGTATTGCAAGGACAAGATGACTGATGATGCAGAAGCCATATTACCGATAATGATTAAACGAGGATTGACTCCTGATGTAGTTGCTTATAGCGCTTTAATGAATGGATATTGCTTGTGTGGCCAAATGGACAAGGCAAGAGATCTCCTGGATTTGATGGTCAAAAGCAATTGTCAGCCCGATGTTGTGACTTTCTCTACTTTGATCAACGGTTTTGTTAAACATCATAGGATTGACAAAGCCCTTGACATATTGCACGAAATGTGTGAGCATGGGATTGCCCCTAACATAGTGCTCTATAACATTCTCATAGATGGTTTGTGTGAGGCTGGCCATGTTCAAGATGCAGAAAACCTTGTTTCTGATCTCTTATCCAGGGGTTTGGTACCAAGTCGTAGAACATTTTATGCTCATCGGAGACCTGTTAAATGCTCATCGGAGACCTGTTAA